From Actinomycetota bacterium, one genomic window encodes:
- a CDS encoding CoA transferase, whose translation MTAPLEGIRVLDLSQLYPGPLCTMILADLGAEVIKVEPPGTGDHARTFRFLFNQINRNKKSLALNLKHPAAQEAFRRLARTADVVVEGFRPGTTARLGVDYETLKALNPRIIYCSISGFGQDGPYRDHPGHDITYMAMGGVLGLTRDREGNPVVLGFEVADIASALNSVIAIQAALLARDRTGEGQFVDIAMLDCVVFLLHNSLGPYLETGEVPTINPLHATPHYGIFDTADGKHLVIGIAHEDWFWNGLCDALGLEDAKGLNTPQRILGKPELLPRVEEAIRARTLEDALRVLTANDVPCCALARLDEALDDPQVKHRDMVVEVGEGESAMRQLGSPYKLSRTPPRFLSPPPALGQHTDELLREIGMEEGEIARLREEGAVA comes from the coding sequence ATGACCGCGCCCCTGGAGGGAATTCGCGTACTGGACCTGTCCCAGCTCTATCCCGGGCCCCTGTGCACCATGATCCTCGCCGACCTCGGGGCGGAGGTCATCAAGGTGGAGCCCCCGGGAACCGGCGACCACGCCCGCACCTTCCGTTTCCTGTTCAACCAGATAAACCGCAACAAGAAGAGCCTGGCCCTGAATCTCAAGCACCCCGCAGCCCAGGAGGCCTTCCGCCGCCTGGCACGCACCGCGGACGTGGTCGTGGAGGGCTTTCGCCCCGGCACCACCGCGCGCCTGGGGGTGGATTACGAGACCCTGAAGGCCCTTAACCCGCGCATCATCTACTGCTCCATCAGCGGTTTCGGACAGGACGGCCCCTATCGCGACCATCCCGGGCACGACATCACCTACATGGCCATGGGGGGCGTCCTGGGCCTCACCCGGGACCGGGAGGGAAACCCGGTGGTGCTGGGGTTCGAGGTGGCGGACATAGCCTCCGCCCTCAATTCCGTCATCGCCATCCAGGCGGCCCTGCTGGCTCGCGACCGGACCGGGGAGGGACAGTTCGTGGACATAGCCATGCTGGACTGCGTGGTGTTCCTCCTACACAACAGCCTGGGGCCCTACCTCGAGACGGGCGAGGTGCCCACCATCAACCCCCTCCACGCAACCCCCCATTACGGCATCTTCGACACCGCGGATGGAAAACACCTGGTCATCGGCATCGCCCACGAGGACTGGTTCTGGAACGGGCTCTGCGACGCCCTGGGTCTGGAGGACGCCAAGGGCCTGAACACCCCCCAGCGTATCCTGGGGAAGCCCGAGCTGCTGCCCCGGGTTGAGGAGGCCATCCGGGCGCGCACCCTCGAGGACGCGCTTCGCGTGCTGACCGCCAACGACGTTCCCTGCTGCGCCCTGGCGCGCCTGGACGAAGCCCTGGACGACCCCCAGGTCAAGCACCGGGACATGGTGGTGGAGGTCGGTGAGGGGGAGAGCGCCATGCGGCAGTTGGGCAGCCCCTACAAGCTCTCCCGCACCCCGCCCCGCTTCCTGTCCCCCCCGCCGGCCCTGGGCCAGCACACCGACGAGCTGCTGCGGGAGATCGGCATGGAGGAGGGGGAGATTGCCCGGCTCAGGGAGGAGGGGGCGGTCGCCTGA
- a CDS encoding flavodoxin family protein — MVKILGIAGSPRLNGNTAILLEEALKGAREAGATVNKIVVCNREIFPCQACEDCRKDGECTIDDAMDKIYNLTTSSHGIILAAPVYFNSLNAQTKALIDRHQCMWARKTLLGQEVTDPETRHARRGLFLSTAGADDPRAFDGALKVVDMFFEVLDIKYYERLLFFRMDRKGAIREHPTALRNAYSAGEHLVVEIERSLGEKKG, encoded by the coding sequence ATGGTAAAGATCCTGGGGATCGCCGGAAGTCCCCGGCTCAACGGCAACACCGCGATACTTCTGGAGGAGGCCCTCAAAGGAGCCAGGGAAGCGGGCGCGACCGTGAACAAGATCGTGGTCTGCAACCGCGAGATCTTCCCCTGCCAGGCATGCGAGGACTGCCGCAAGGACGGGGAGTGCACCATCGACGACGCCATGGACAAGATCTACAACCTCACCACCTCCTCGCACGGCATCATCCTGGCGGCCCCCGTGTATTTCAACTCCCTCAACGCCCAGACCAAGGCCCTCATCGACCGCCACCAGTGCATGTGGGCGCGCAAGACGCTGCTGGGGCAGGAGGTCACGGACCCGGAGACCAGGCACGCGCGCCGCGGTCTTTTCCTCTCCACCGCCGGGGCGGATGATCCCCGCGCCTTCGACGGGGCCCTGAAGGTGGTGGACATGTTCTTCGAGGTCCTCGACATCAAGTACTACGAACGCCTGCTCTTCTTCCGCATGGACCGCAAGGGAGCCATCCGGGAGCACCCCACGGCCCTGCGCAACGCCTACTCCGCCGGCGAGCACCTGGTGGTGGAGATAGAGCGCAGCCTGGGGGAGAAGAAGGGATGA
- the selB gene encoding selenocysteine-specific translation elongation factor, translating into MKNFIIGTAGHIDHGKTELVKALTGTDTDRLKEEKERGISIELGFAELELPGGVSAGVVDVPGHEHFVKNMLAGATGFDLVLLVVAADDGVMPQTLEHLAIVDLLGVNDGVVAITKADLVDEEMVELVKEDVAEALAGTALEKAEVVITSSRTGQGLEELRAALARASERVRDRDFSGPFRLPVDRVFTLKGIGTVVTGTLWEGSVADGDEAVIQPSGRRVRVRNVQVHGREVERARAGQRVALNLPGISTEEIERGDVVGTPGYLHPTLMADGLLHLIEAAPRGLKSRARVRFHHGTREVMARVVLLGGREELAPGESAYVQFRLEKPVVALYGDRYILRSYSPITTIGGGRILDSHPKKHRPHQREVLASLQRRERGAPRDLVLLVAEERAIPLTRRELLAWSEIKEGDLDNAMRELLAAGELEELAGDGEAMFIPPSILSDLRERLTSLAAEMHAANPLKAGVEKEALRRRLDAGMDAEVFDALLRSAVAAGMLEVEGGRVREAGKGARLGEREREQKEALLRAIREGGFAPPLFKELMEITGLDRGKLRDMLNLLMDEGAVEQVNPEYFLAAGRIAEAEERIRSHLAEHGRLAVPEVREMLGASRKYAIPLLEFFDRRRVTRRDGDFRVPY; encoded by the coding sequence ATGAAGAACTTCATCATCGGCACCGCCGGACACATAGACCACGGCAAGACCGAGCTCGTAAAAGCCCTCACGGGCACCGACACCGACCGCCTCAAGGAGGAGAAAGAACGCGGCATCTCCATCGAGCTCGGCTTCGCGGAGCTGGAGCTTCCCGGCGGCGTATCCGCCGGGGTGGTGGACGTCCCGGGGCACGAGCACTTCGTCAAGAACATGCTCGCGGGCGCCACCGGCTTCGACCTGGTGCTGCTGGTGGTGGCGGCCGACGACGGAGTGATGCCCCAGACCCTCGAGCACCTGGCCATCGTGGACCTGCTGGGGGTCAACGACGGGGTGGTGGCCATCACCAAGGCCGACCTCGTGGACGAGGAGATGGTGGAGCTGGTGAAGGAGGATGTGGCGGAAGCCCTGGCGGGGACGGCCCTGGAGAAGGCTGAAGTGGTAATCACTTCCAGCCGCACCGGGCAGGGGCTGGAGGAGCTGCGGGCCGCCCTGGCCAGGGCCTCGGAAAGGGTGAGGGACCGCGACTTCTCCGGGCCCTTCCGCCTTCCCGTGGACCGCGTCTTCACCCTCAAGGGCATAGGGACGGTGGTGACGGGAACCCTGTGGGAGGGCAGCGTCGCGGACGGCGACGAGGCGGTCATCCAGCCCTCGGGGAGGAGGGTGCGGGTGCGCAACGTGCAGGTGCACGGCAGGGAGGTGGAGAGGGCGCGCGCGGGACAGCGCGTGGCGCTGAACCTGCCGGGCATCTCCACGGAAGAGATCGAGCGCGGGGACGTGGTGGGCACCCCTGGTTACCTCCACCCCACCCTCATGGCAGACGGCCTGCTCCACCTCATCGAGGCCGCGCCGCGGGGACTGAAAAGCCGGGCGCGGGTGCGCTTCCATCACGGCACCAGGGAGGTCATGGCGCGGGTGGTGCTCCTGGGGGGGCGGGAGGAGCTCGCGCCTGGTGAGAGCGCCTACGTGCAGTTCCGCCTGGAAAAACCGGTGGTAGCGCTCTACGGCGACCGCTACATCCTGCGCAGCTACTCGCCCATCACCACCATCGGGGGCGGGCGTATCCTGGACTCCCATCCCAAGAAACACCGTCCCCACCAGCGCGAGGTCCTGGCCTCCCTGCAGCGGAGGGAGCGGGGCGCTCCCCGCGACCTCGTGCTGCTGGTGGCGGAGGAGCGGGCCATACCCCTCACCCGCCGCGAGCTCCTCGCCTGGAGCGAGATAAAGGAGGGCGATCTCGACAACGCCATGCGCGAACTCCTTGCCGCCGGCGAGCTGGAGGAGCTGGCCGGGGACGGGGAAGCCATGTTCATACCACCCTCCATACTCTCCGACCTTCGCGAGCGCCTCACCTCGCTGGCGGCGGAGATGCACGCCGCCAACCCCCTGAAGGCGGGGGTGGAGAAAGAGGCCCTGCGCCGCCGCCTGGACGCCGGCATGGACGCCGAGGTCTTCGACGCTTTGCTGCGCAGCGCCGTGGCCGCGGGCATGCTGGAGGTGGAGGGGGGCCGGGTGCGGGAGGCGGGCAAGGGCGCCCGCCTCGGGGAGAGGGAGCGGGAGCAGAAGGAGGCCCTGCTGCGGGCCATCCGGGAGGGAGGCTTCGCGCCCCCGCTCTTCAAGGAACTCATGGAGATAACCGGCCTGGACAGGGGAAAGCTGCGCGACATGCTGAACCTCCTCATGGACGAGGGCGCCGTGGAGCAGGTGAACCCGGAATATTTCCTCGCCGCCGGAAGGATCGCCGAGGCCGAGGAGCGCATACGCTCCCACCTGGCGGAACATGGAAGGCTGGCGGTGCCCGAGGTCCGGGAGATGCTGGGCGCCAGCCGCAAGTATGCCATCCCCCTGCTGGAGTTCTTCGACCGCAGGCGGGTCACCCGCCGCGACGGCGACTTCCGCGTCCCCTACTGA
- a CDS encoding FAD:protein FMN transferase translates to MEKRGDPGHREIGRKNRRDTLIVAGVTLALVLVAVVLARILNPGYSRHPFERQEYILDDLVTITAYGRDQALVEGAVGDAFEELFRLQAIADRYDPDSELSLLNAHAAAGPVAVSDELWEMIDTGMRVYEASGGLFDITVGPLIDLWDVTGRSERGDPPPSQEEVTAALEKVGSDKLLLDPAAHTVAFAREGMIIDLGALAKGYGLDLAAGILREHGVEAAVVNMISTSLTMGDKPGGGGEDRWRIAVMDPRGEGFLATLLLEGGTYISTSGDYQRFFEYQGVRYHHILDPRSGYPARGAISVTVLGGESGAWSDAMSTAAFVLGYPRGLEWLQEMGVEGALMVDGEGDVHLTPGLEGKVESLRERSG, encoded by the coding sequence ATGGAGAAGCGCGGTGACCCGGGACACCGGGAGATCGGGAGAAAGAACCGCAGGGATACTCTCATCGTCGCCGGGGTCACCCTGGCGCTGGTCCTGGTGGCGGTGGTGCTGGCCAGGATCCTGAACCCCGGCTATTCCCGCCATCCCTTCGAACGCCAGGAATATATCCTCGACGACCTGGTGACCATCACCGCCTACGGCAGGGACCAAGCCCTGGTGGAGGGAGCGGTTGGGGATGCCTTCGAGGAGCTCTTCCGCCTCCAGGCCATCGCGGACCGTTACGACCCGGATAGCGAGCTCTCCCTCCTCAACGCGCACGCCGCCGCCGGGCCGGTGGCGGTCTCGGACGAGCTGTGGGAGATGATCGACACCGGCATGCGGGTTTACGAGGCCAGCGGCGGCCTCTTCGACATCACCGTGGGCCCTCTCATCGACCTCTGGGACGTGACGGGGAGGAGCGAGAGGGGAGACCCGCCGCCCTCGCAGGAAGAGGTGACGGCGGCTCTGGAGAAGGTCGGTTCGGACAAGCTCCTTCTCGACCCCGCCGCGCACACGGTGGCCTTCGCGCGGGAGGGCATGATCATCGACCTGGGGGCACTGGCAAAGGGCTACGGCCTGGACCTTGCGGCGGGCATCCTGAGGGAACACGGCGTGGAGGCGGCGGTGGTCAACATGATCAGCACCTCCTTGACCATGGGGGACAAACCGGGCGGAGGCGGCGAGGACCGTTGGAGGATCGCGGTGATGGACCCGCGGGGAGAGGGTTTTCTGGCGACCCTTCTCCTGGAGGGCGGGACCTACATTAGCACCTCCGGAGATTACCAGCGCTTTTTCGAATACCAGGGAGTGCGCTACCATCACATTCTCGACCCGCGCAGCGGATACCCGGCACGCGGCGCCATATCGGTTACCGTACTGGGCGGGGAGAGCGGTGCCTGGTCGGATGCCATGTCCACCGCCGCCTTTGTCCTGGGATATCCGCGGGGGCTGGAGTGGTTGCAGGAGATGGGGGTGGAGGGAGCGTTGATGGTGGACGGGGAGGGGGACGTTCACCTCACGCCCGGCCTTGAGGGGAAAGTGGAGAGCTTGCGGGAGCGGAGCGGCTGA
- a CDS encoding L-seryl-tRNA(Sec) selenium transferase, with amino-acid sequence MEKKDYLRGLSSVNDLIQAVYRSRLMGSKAIPRELVTEASRTVLDGIREAILAARDEMSLEKISTDTEDLVSLVEKVVEEKLQMSFRRVINATGVVIHTNLGRSPLSRPAMEALAVAGACYSNLEFRLEDGRRGSRQEHLRRLLCDLTGAESALVVNNNAAAVLLALTTHARDREVIVSRGQLIEIGGSFRLPEVMAQSGARLVEVGTTNKTYLEDFRRAITSETAILMRAHPSNYRITGFTAEVGVKELAELAREFGLMVLDDLGSGVYIDLSDHGLQYEPTIRRSLQEGADLVCFSGDKLLGGPQAGIVLGRSDLVEAMARHPLARALRVDKLTVAALEATLRQYLDPSRAVKEIPTLAMLTADPEMLRERARALAKRISSEGPFQAEVVEDVSRAGGGALPMEDLPTWTVAVTSPAMKTASIEEALRGAEPPVICRVRDDRVILDMRTVSDEEAGMIAEAFRGMAADAERE; translated from the coding sequence ATGGAGAAAAAAGACTACCTCAGAGGTCTCTCGTCGGTGAACGACCTCATCCAGGCCGTTTACCGCAGCCGTCTCATGGGCAGCAAGGCCATCCCCAGGGAACTGGTCACCGAGGCCTCACGCACCGTGCTCGACGGCATCCGGGAGGCCATCCTCGCCGCCAGGGACGAGATGTCCCTTGAGAAGATAAGCACGGACACCGAGGACCTCGTCTCCCTGGTGGAAAAGGTGGTGGAGGAGAAGCTGCAGATGAGCTTCCGGCGCGTGATCAACGCCACCGGGGTGGTCATCCACACCAACCTGGGTCGCTCCCCGCTCTCGCGCCCCGCCATGGAGGCGCTGGCCGTGGCGGGCGCCTGCTACAGCAACCTTGAGTTCAGGCTCGAGGACGGCAGGCGCGGCTCGCGCCAGGAACACCTGCGAAGGCTGCTATGCGACCTCACGGGGGCCGAGTCCGCCCTGGTGGTGAACAACAACGCCGCGGCGGTGCTCCTGGCCCTCACCACCCACGCCAGGGACAGGGAGGTCATAGTCAGCAGGGGTCAGCTCATAGAGATCGGGGGCTCTTTCCGCCTGCCGGAAGTCATGGCCCAGAGCGGCGCCAGGCTGGTGGAGGTGGGGACTACCAACAAGACCTATCTCGAGGACTTCCGGCGCGCCATCACCAGCGAGACGGCCATACTCATGCGCGCCCATCCCAGCAATTACCGCATCACCGGCTTCACCGCCGAGGTGGGGGTGAAGGAGCTGGCGGAGCTGGCGCGGGAATTCGGCCTCATGGTCCTCGACGACTTGGGGAGCGGGGTGTATATAGACCTTTCCGACCACGGGCTGCAGTACGAGCCCACCATCCGGCGTTCCCTGCAGGAGGGCGCGGACCTGGTCTGCTTCAGCGGCGACAAGCTCCTGGGAGGGCCCCAGGCGGGGATCGTGCTCGGTCGGTCCGACCTGGTGGAGGCCATGGCCCGCCACCCCCTCGCCCGCGCCCTGAGGGTGGACAAGCTAACGGTGGCCGCCCTCGAGGCCACCCTGCGGCAGTACCTCGACCCCTCCCGGGCGGTGAAGGAGATCCCCACCCTGGCCATGCTCACCGCGGACCCCGAGATGCTGCGCGAGCGGGCGCGCGCTCTGGCGAAGAGGATCTCCTCCGAGGGTCCTTTCCAGGCCGAGGTGGTGGAGGACGTCTCGCGCGCCGGCGGAGGGGCGCTGCCCATGGAGGACCTTCCCACCTGGACGGTGGCGGTGACCTCGCCGGCCATGAAGACCGCCTCCATCGAGGAGGCCTTGCGCGGGGCCGAGCCGCCGGTGATCTGCCGCGTCAGGGACGACCGCGTCATCCTGGACATGCGCACGGTGAGCGACGAGGAGGCGGGGATGATCGCCGAGGCCTTCAGGGGGATGGCGGCTGACGCGGAGCGGGAATGA
- the yedF gene encoding sulfurtransferase-like selenium metabolism protein YedF produces the protein MKERVDARGLACPAPVVRTKEALKGGATEIEVLVDNPTARDNVCRFASSQGCVSEVFEEEGGFRIAITRGSEEAGAESGPGHAERAVVVLSSEVMGRGEDELGRILVKAFLNTLAESDPPPWRVVLFNRGVLLAVEGGDGVEALSNLRDMGVEVLVCGTCLDYFQARERLAVGTVSNMYDILTTMLSATNSVTI, from the coding sequence ATGAAGGAGCGCGTGGACGCGCGCGGGCTGGCATGCCCCGCGCCGGTGGTGCGGACCAAGGAAGCCCTCAAGGGGGGCGCTACCGAGATAGAGGTGCTGGTGGACAACCCCACCGCCAGGGACAACGTATGCCGCTTCGCCTCCTCACAGGGGTGCGTCAGCGAGGTCTTCGAGGAGGAGGGGGGATTCCGGATCGCCATAACCAGGGGCTCCGAGGAAGCGGGGGCGGAAAGCGGACCCGGTCATGCCGAGCGCGCGGTGGTGGTGCTCTCGTCGGAAGTCATGGGCCGCGGCGAGGATGAACTGGGCAGGATCCTCGTCAAGGCCTTCCTCAACACCCTGGCGGAGAGCGACCCCCCACCCTGGAGGGTGGTGCTCTTCAACCGGGGCGTCCTTCTGGCGGTGGAGGGAGGGGACGGGGTGGAGGCCCTCTCCAACCTCCGGGACATGGGCGTGGAGGTGCTGGTCTGCGGCACCTGTCTGGATTATTTCCAGGCCAGGGAGAGGCTCGCGGTGGGGACGGTGAGCAACATGTACGACATCCTCACCACCATGCTCTCCGCCACCAACTCCGTGACCATATGA
- a CDS encoding HAD-IC family P-type ATPase: MPTEVVTGELGPSYPERGLTFDEVRERVERGETNAVKEKSSRSLASIIRVNVFNRFNAILGILAVVVLVIGPWRDALFGMVLVFNTLIGIVQELRAKWTLDRLTLLSAPRARVVREGELLEVPREEVVLDDLLELQAGDQVLVDGVVLASEGLEVDESLLTGESVPVAKRPGDTVLSGSFVSSGAGRFRATAVGENAYARRLAAEAKKYALVQSDLRDAINTILRYITYVMIPAAILLAVSQMLTHSDFDDSILATVAGLVGMVPEGLVLLTSLVFAVSAVALARRRVLVQELPAVEGLAKVDVICLDKTGTLTEGSLEFTGLLPLDGEEGLAEALGAFAASAPSENATIAALAAAFPPPEGDGWRVEETVPFSSAWKWSAASFSGGGTWVLGAPEVLLQGLTREAELRGRADEIAASGKRVLLFARARRAASGEARPEGVEPAALLVFEEKVRPDAADTLEYFRRQEVGIRVISGDNPRTVGAVAERVGVPGADDPVDARELPEEKEALAGVLRKKTVFGRVVPEQKRLMVHALQHAGHVVAMTGDGVNDTLALKDADMGIAMGSGAPSTKAVAQLVLLDGRFSTLPGVVAEGRRVMANMERVANLFLTKTVYAAMLAVGVALLAWEYPFLPRHISLVGSLTIGIPAFVLSFARSRQRYRPGLLRRVLLFAVPAGFIAGAATFTGNAMARSNGVSLEESRTVAVVVLTIVGLAVLAYLSRPLLSWRGGLLAAMAGAFVGVLAIPWFREFFQLHLPRIVVLLQALGVAAVFSLLLELAGRYMRRYIGGAKAFSRAAGPR, from the coding sequence ATGCCGACGGAGGTCGTGACCGGCGAGCTGGGACCATCCTATCCAGAGCGCGGGCTCACCTTCGACGAGGTGAGGGAGCGCGTGGAGCGGGGCGAGACCAACGCAGTGAAAGAGAAGAGCAGCCGCTCCCTTGCCTCCATCATCCGTGTGAACGTCTTCAACCGCTTCAATGCCATCCTGGGCATTCTGGCGGTGGTGGTCCTGGTCATCGGGCCTTGGCGCGACGCGCTTTTCGGCATGGTGCTGGTGTTCAACACCCTGATCGGGATAGTGCAGGAGCTGCGCGCCAAGTGGACCCTGGACAGGCTTACCCTGCTCAGCGCGCCCAGGGCCAGGGTGGTGCGCGAGGGTGAACTCCTGGAGGTGCCCCGGGAGGAGGTGGTGCTGGACGACCTCCTGGAGCTACAGGCAGGCGACCAGGTGCTCGTGGACGGCGTGGTCCTGGCCTCCGAGGGCCTGGAGGTCGACGAATCGCTGCTTACGGGGGAGTCGGTGCCCGTGGCCAAGAGGCCCGGGGATACCGTGCTCTCGGGGAGCTTCGTCTCCTCGGGCGCGGGCAGGTTCAGGGCCACGGCGGTGGGGGAGAACGCCTATGCCAGGAGGCTGGCGGCGGAGGCGAAAAAATATGCCCTGGTGCAGTCAGACCTCCGCGACGCCATCAACACCATCCTGCGCTACATAACCTATGTGATGATCCCCGCGGCGATACTGCTGGCCGTGAGCCAGATGCTCACCCATAGCGACTTCGACGACTCCATCCTGGCCACGGTGGCCGGCCTTGTGGGCATGGTTCCGGAGGGGCTGGTGCTCCTCACCAGCCTGGTGTTCGCGGTGAGCGCGGTGGCCCTGGCGCGCCGCAGGGTGCTGGTGCAGGAGCTGCCGGCGGTGGAGGGACTGGCGAAGGTGGACGTGATCTGTCTGGACAAAACGGGAACCCTCACCGAGGGGTCCCTGGAGTTCACCGGCCTCCTGCCGCTGGACGGAGAGGAGGGCCTGGCGGAGGCGCTGGGAGCCTTCGCCGCCTCGGCGCCCTCGGAGAACGCCACCATCGCCGCCCTGGCCGCGGCGTTCCCTCCCCCGGAGGGAGATGGATGGCGGGTGGAGGAGACGGTCCCGTTCTCCTCGGCCTGGAAATGGAGCGCGGCATCCTTTTCCGGAGGAGGCACCTGGGTGCTCGGGGCACCGGAGGTGCTCCTGCAGGGGCTCACCCGCGAGGCGGAGCTCAGGGGGCGTGCGGATGAGATCGCGGCCTCCGGCAAGAGAGTGCTCCTCTTCGCGCGCGCGCGGCGGGCGGCGTCGGGAGAAGCGAGGCCCGAGGGGGTGGAGCCCGCGGCTCTGCTGGTTTTCGAGGAGAAGGTGCGCCCGGATGCCGCCGACACCCTGGAATATTTCCGGAGGCAGGAGGTGGGGATAAGGGTGATCTCCGGCGACAACCCCCGCACCGTGGGCGCGGTGGCGGAGAGGGTGGGGGTGCCGGGGGCCGACGATCCCGTGGACGCGAGGGAGCTTCCGGAGGAGAAGGAGGCGCTGGCGGGGGTGCTGCGGAAAAAGACGGTATTCGGGCGCGTGGTGCCGGAGCAGAAGCGCCTCATGGTGCATGCCCTGCAGCATGCCGGACACGTGGTGGCAATGACCGGGGACGGGGTCAATGACACCCTGGCCCTCAAGGACGCGGACATGGGCATCGCCATGGGGTCGGGGGCGCCTTCCACAAAGGCGGTGGCCCAGCTGGTGCTCCTGGACGGGAGGTTCTCCACCCTGCCGGGCGTGGTGGCGGAGGGGAGGAGGGTGATGGCCAACATGGAACGGGTCGCCAATCTCTTCCTGACCAAGACGGTGTACGCCGCCATGCTGGCCGTCGGCGTGGCCCTCCTGGCCTGGGAATACCCCTTCCTTCCCCGGCATATCTCCCTGGTGGGTTCGCTGACCATAGGAATCCCCGCCTTCGTCCTCTCTTTCGCGCGCAGCAGGCAGCGTTACCGCCCGGGGCTGCTGAGGAGGGTACTGCTCTTCGCTGTGCCCGCCGGTTTCATCGCCGGGGCGGCCACCTTCACCGGCAACGCCATGGCCAGGAGCAACGGCGTCAGCCTGGAGGAATCCCGCACCGTGGCGGTGGTGGTGCTCACCATCGTGGGCCTGGCGGTGTTGGCTTACCTCTCGCGACCGCTTTTATCCTGGCGGGGCGGACTGCTGGCGGCCATGGCCGGCGCCTTCGTGGGGGTGCTCGCCATCCCATGGTTCCGCGAGTTCTTCCAGCTCCACCTGCCCCGCATCGTCGTCCTGTTGCAAGCCCTAGGCGTGGCGGCGGTCTTCTCCCTCCTCCTGGAGCTGGCGGGACGTTACATGCGGAGGTATATCGGCGGGGCGAAGGCTTTTTCCCGCGCTGCCGGGCCGCGGTAG
- the selD gene encoding selenide, water dikinase SelD yields the protein MVPDEIRLTHLSSKSGUAAKVGPEDLEKVLRLIPPGDPGREILVGLDTPDDAAVYMLDEETALVHTLDFFTPIVDDPYDYGRIAAANALSDVYAMGGIPLSAMNIVCFPCSLGMDILARILEGGLASIRKAGAVLLGGHTVEDAEPKYGLAVTGRVHPDRIMTCLGAEAGDLLVLTKPLGTGVLATALKGEFMGEEEMREAVEGMASLNDRASRAAVLAGAHACTDVTGFGLAGHLLNMLEGNGLGCEVEVSRLPLYPRAREMAEMGMVPAGAHKNRDYLSPRVEVSPRVSEVDRDLVFDPQTSGGLLIALPEGALEIFTREMGGEGDAAVIGRFMESAAGTVRILP from the coding sequence ATAGTGCCGGACGAGATTCGGCTCACCCATCTCTCGAGCAAGTCCGGGTGAGCTGCCAAGGTGGGTCCGGAGGACCTCGAGAAGGTGCTGCGTCTCATTCCGCCCGGCGACCCGGGGCGCGAGATCCTGGTGGGACTGGACACCCCTGACGACGCCGCGGTGTACATGCTGGACGAGGAGACGGCGCTGGTGCATACCCTGGATTTTTTCACCCCCATCGTGGACGACCCCTACGATTACGGCCGCATCGCCGCGGCCAACGCCCTCAGCGACGTCTACGCCATGGGGGGCATCCCCCTCTCCGCCATGAACATCGTCTGTTTCCCCTGTTCCCTGGGGATGGATATCCTGGCCCGCATCCTGGAGGGCGGACTGGCCAGCATCAGGAAGGCGGGGGCGGTCCTCCTGGGAGGACATACGGTGGAGGACGCGGAGCCCAAGTACGGCCTCGCGGTCACCGGCAGGGTGCATCCCGACCGTATCATGACCTGCCTGGGGGCGGAGGCGGGCGACCTCCTGGTGCTCACCAAGCCCCTGGGAACGGGGGTGCTCGCCACCGCTCTCAAGGGCGAGTTCATGGGCGAGGAGGAGATGCGGGAGGCCGTGGAGGGCATGGCCTCCCTCAACGACCGCGCCTCGCGGGCGGCGGTGCTCGCCGGTGCCCATGCCTGCACCGACGTCACCGGCTTCGGTCTGGCCGGCCACCTCCTGAATATGCTCGAGGGAAACGGCCTTGGCTGCGAGGTCGAGGTGTCGCGGCTGCCCCTGTATCCCCGCGCCCGCGAGATGGCGGAGATGGGCATGGTCCCCGCCGGCGCCCACAAGAACCGCGATTATCTCTCCCCCCGCGTGGAGGTCTCGCCGCGGGTGAGCGAGGTTGACCGCGACCTGGTCTTCGACCCCCAGACCTCGGGAGGGCTTCTCATCGCCCTGCCCGAAGGGGCTCTGGAGATCTTCACGCGGGAGATGGGAGGCGAGGGTGACGCGGCGGTCATCGGGAGGTTCATGGAGAGCGCCGCGGGCACGGTGCGTATCCTGCCCTGA